Proteins found in one Streptomyces sp. NBC_00461 genomic segment:
- a CDS encoding ATP-grasp domain-containing protein, translating into MLLRFEEHLSSLPADHLLRTADIPTFTIAADADIWREAERYLTWVAGLPVRPAHFCNPQEPLQEISQRFAGLVGLPHLDAEQVAWVRDKTAMKRRFREIGIPCAEFAEVADGDDVLGFASVHGWPLILKPVDGWSSIDTYKLDDEHDLARLLPLPSSRRWMVEEFLTGREYQLCALVAHGRVLDTYVSWTPCALLETVYGGINGSISLGVDDELGVDAKELVQRIVDGMRIDHGYLHMEFFRSDDGGVHMSEVGARLAGCELPTNHGLARNFDMMAATLDTYLGRVPSLEYSAPRCAGDLLLPYKPGRVVKVTPLETLLSMPGVVRGRMNVASGDDLPDQRASHASAGYVQIVGPSRQVVEDRMTEVLDAFELVTEDAS; encoded by the coding sequence GTGCTCTTGAGGTTCGAAGAGCACCTCTCCTCACTGCCCGCTGACCACCTCCTGCGCACGGCGGACATCCCCACGTTCACAATCGCCGCCGACGCCGACATCTGGCGGGAGGCTGAGCGCTACCTCACCTGGGTGGCGGGGCTCCCGGTACGACCGGCCCACTTCTGCAACCCACAGGAGCCCCTGCAGGAGATCTCCCAGAGGTTCGCCGGCCTCGTTGGCCTGCCACACCTCGACGCCGAGCAGGTCGCCTGGGTCCGGGACAAGACCGCAATGAAGCGGCGGTTCCGGGAAATCGGCATCCCCTGTGCGGAGTTCGCTGAGGTCGCGGACGGCGACGACGTCCTCGGCTTCGCGTCCGTGCACGGATGGCCGCTTATCCTCAAGCCGGTCGATGGCTGGTCATCCATCGACACCTACAAGCTCGACGACGAGCATGATCTCGCGAGGCTCCTTCCACTGCCTTCCTCACGGCGGTGGATGGTGGAGGAGTTCCTCACCGGACGCGAGTACCAGTTGTGCGCTCTCGTCGCTCACGGACGGGTCCTCGACACCTACGTCTCGTGGACGCCGTGCGCGCTGCTGGAGACCGTCTACGGCGGCATCAACGGCTCCATCAGCCTCGGCGTCGACGATGAACTGGGCGTAGACGCGAAGGAACTGGTTCAGCGCATCGTCGACGGTATGCGCATCGACCACGGCTACCTGCACATGGAGTTCTTTCGATCAGACGACGGTGGCGTCCACATGAGCGAGGTGGGAGCCAGGCTCGCCGGCTGCGAGCTGCCCACCAACCATGGGCTCGCCCGGAACTTCGACATGATGGCTGCGACGCTCGACACATACCTGGGCCGCGTGCCATCGCTGGAGTACTCGGCGCCGCGCTGTGCCGGAGACCTGTTGCTCCCCTACAAGCCCGGTCGCGTCGTCAAGGTCACGCCCCTGGAGACGCTGCTCTCAATGCCCGGGGTGGTTCGCGGCCGGATGAACGTCGCGAGCGGCGACGACCTGCCCGATCAGCGGGCCTCCCACGCCTCCGCCGGTTACGTGCAGATTGTCGGCCCGTCCCGTCAGGTCGTGGAGGACCGGATGACCGAGGTCTTGGACGCCTTCGAACTCGTGACGGAGGACGCGTCGTGA